One window of the Rhipicephalus sanguineus isolate Rsan-2018 chromosome 4, BIME_Rsan_1.4, whole genome shotgun sequence genome contains the following:
- the LOC119391709 gene encoding uncharacterized protein LOC119391709: protein MTSAERLQKVRGTVRASVSRNITLLTGLLQDPDTEAREVNRQVAVLKAKEIELRQIDKDVLDLTEDEAIEAEVEGATDYHDKILYAIADAQFFLSQREQSTHLSEPSRSRPNGDRVAATQSNIASAEAPQGPVSTPRYRSVALPTLQVPTYAGDLRQWQEFWDHYSATIHNNIELPPIEKFKYLLTYLRGAAKRAIEGIRLADTTTTLL from the coding sequence ATGACTTCGGCCGAGCGTCTTCAGAAGGTGCGTGGgactgtcagggccagcgtctcacgaaatattacgctcctgacagggCTACTGCAGGACCCTGACACCGAGGCGCGCGAGGTCAACAGGCAAGTCGCCGTTTTGAAGGCTAAGGAAATTGAACTCCGCCAGATAGACAAGGACGTTCTCGACCTCACGGAAGATGAAGCTATTGAAGCCGAAGTCGAGGGTGCAACTGACTACCACGATAAGATTCTGTACGCGATAGCTGACGCGCAGTTCTTCTTGTCTCAGCGAGAACAGTCGACTCATCTCAGCGAACCGTCTAGGAGTCGACCCAATGGCGACCGTGTAGCAGCCACCCAGAGCAACATCGCATCTGCTGAGGCACCGCAAGGACCAGTGAGTACGCCACGTTACCGGTCGGTCGCACTTCCGACGCTTCAAGTCCCGACGTATGCCGGCGATTTACGTCAGTGGCAAGAATTCTGGGACCACTACAGCGCCACCATTCACAATAATATCGAACTGCCACCGATCGAGAAATTCAAGTATTTACTGACATACCTGAGGGGAGCAGCCAAGCGAGCGATCGAAGGCATCAGGCTGGCCGACACAACTACGACATTGCTGTGA